From the genome of Mastomys coucha isolate ucsf_1 unplaced genomic scaffold, UCSF_Mcou_1 pScaffold6, whole genome shotgun sequence, one region includes:
- the Tspan13 gene encoding tetraspanin-13, producing the protein MVCGGFSCSKNCLCALNLLYTLVSLLLIGIAAWGIGFGLISSLRVVGVVIAVGIFLFLIALVGLIGAVKHHQVLLFFYMIILLLVFIVQFSVSCACLALNREQQGQLLEVGWNNTASARNDIQRSLNCCGFRSFNPNDTCPASCAKSSKTCSSCAPIIGEYAGEVLRFVGGIGLFFSFTEILGVWLTYRYRNQKDPRANPSAFL; encoded by the exons TTGGTCAGTCTGCTGCTCATTGGGATTGCTGCTTGGGGCATCGGTTTCGGGCTGATCTCCAGTCTCCGAGTGGTGGGTGTGGTCATTGCTGTGGGCATCTTCCTGTTCCTGATTGCCTTGGTGGGGCTGATTGGAGCTGTAAAACACCACCAGGTGTTGCTATTTTTT TATATGATTATCCTCCTACTCGTATTTATTGTTCAGTTTTCAGTATCATGTGCTTGTTTAGCTCTGAATCGGGAGCAACAG GGTCAGCTGCTGGAAGTCGGATGGAACAATACGGCAAGTGCTCGAAATGACATCCAGAGGAGTCTGAACTGCTGTGGCTTCCGAAGCTTTAACCCAAATGACACCTGTCCAGCT AGCTGTGCTAAAAGTAGCAAGACGTGCTCCTCATGTGCCCCCATAATTGGAGAGTATGCTGGAGAGGTTTTGAGATTTGTTGGTGGCATTGGCCTCTTCTTCAGTTTTACAGAG ATCCTGGGTGTTTGGCTCACCTACAGATACCGGAACCAGAAAGACCCTCGCGCCAACCCAAGCGCTTTCCTTTGa
- the Agr2 gene encoding anterior gradient protein 2 homolog, whose amino-acid sequence MEKFSVSAILLLVAISGTLAKDTTVKPGAKKDPKDSRLKLPQTLSRGWGDQLIWTQTYEEALYRSKTSNRPLMVIHHLDECPHSQALKKVFAEHKEIQKLAEQFVLLNLVYETTDKHLSPDGQYVPRIVFVDPSLTVRADITGRYSNRLYAYEPSDTALLYDNMKKALKLLKTEL is encoded by the exons ATGGAGAAATTTTCAGTGTCAGCAATCCTGCTTCTTGTGGCCATCTCTGGTACTCTGGCTAAAGACACCACAGTCAAACCTGGAGCCAAAAAGGACCCAAAGGACTCTCGGCTCAAACTACCCCAGACCCTGTCCAGAG GTTGGGGCGATCAGCTCATCTGGACTCAGACGTATGAAGAAGCTTTATACAGATCCAAGACAAG CAACAGACCCTTGATGGTCATTCATCACTTGGACGAATGCCCACACAGTCAAG CTTTAAAGAAAGTATTTGCTGAACATAAAGAAATCCAGAAATTGGCAGAGCAGTTTGTTCTCCTCAACCTGGTC taTGAAACAACCGACAAGCACCTTTCTCCTGATGGCCAGTATGTCCCCAGGATTGTGTTTGTGG ACCCATCCCTGACGGTGAGGGCAGACATCACTGGAAGATACTCAAACCGTCTCTATGCTTATGAACCTTCTGACACAGCTCTGT TGTACGACAACATGAAGAAAGCTCTCAAGCTGCTAAAGACAGAATTGTAA